GGCAGGAGGTCGAGTTCGGTGTGGGCGTAGTCGGCGTCCGAAACGACGAGGTCCGGGAGGAAAGTGTCGCGCGCTTCGACCTTGAACCCGCCCGCCCGCCCTTCGATCGCCTCGACCGGCTGGTCGGTGTAATAGGTGACCCCCAACTCCGTGCCGAGTTCGCTGATCCCGTCGACGACGCCGCCGAGCCCGCCTTCGGGGTAGTGGACGCCGAGGTTGAAGTCGACGTGACTCATCAGGTTGTAGAGCGCGGGCGTGTTGTTGGGCGAGCCCCCCAGAAAGACGAGGGTGTACTGCATGATCTGCTGGAGCTTCGGGTGCTCGAAGTAGTCCTCGACGTGATCCTGCATCGAGCCGATCAGCGAGAGCCCGCGGGCGTTCTTCGCCACGTTCCAGTCGGCCCAATCCCTGAATCGAGGTCGGTCCTCGTAGACGAAATGCTCCATGCCGACCTCGTAGTTCAGTTCGCTCGTTTCGAGGTATCGCTCCAGGGCCTCGCCCGCACCCGATTCGTAGCTCTCGAAGACCTTCTTTGTTTCCTCGATGTCCGGCGAGACGTCGACCTCGTCCCCGTCCTTGAAGAAGATCCGATAATGGGGATCGAGCTGTTCGGTGGCGTAGTACTCATCGACCTCGCGCCCGAAATCGGCAAAGAAGCGCTCGAAGACGTCGGGCATCAGGTACCACGACGGCCCCATGTCGAAGCGAAAGCCCTCAGCTTCGAGCCGTGAGGCGCGCCCGCCGAGCTGTTCGTTCTTCTCGACGACCTGCACGTCGGCACCGGCGTCAGCCAGGTAGCACGCGGTCGAGAGCCCGCCAAACCCGCTTCCGATCACGACGACCGACTGCTCCGACAACTCCATGTCGGTACTCGGGACGACGACGGTATAAATCCGGGTGACCCAACCCAGCGGACCGCCCGAGGGTACTCCAGTGGGCGAGGGAATCGTCCACGATAGCCGGTTCGTTGAACGGCCGTCCGTCGAACCGAACGGTGACCGTCCCGACTCCACAACCGAAAGCGAGTGAAACGATGTACGGTAAAGACATGACAAATAGTCATAAGTATTATATATCTGTGAGGTGTATGAATGATTGCTGACATCGTGTCAGTGTCGAGGTGGTGCCGGGTTGCCCGGCTCGGCACTACCCGTGTCTCTGATACCGCCGTCGGACGATCGCCGACGGCGCCACATTTCCATTCAGTAAGCGGCCGGTTTTCGTACCGGCGAGCGGGAAGGGGTGTTGAACGGCTAACAGTCAAGATCCGAACGGCGGATCGGTACACACGACAACGTTCGACGGGTAAGAGCCGTGGATCGACGGCTCGGACGGACGTACTAGCCCGTGTTCTTCATCCCGGCCGCGATCCCTTTGACCGTGAGCCGCAGCGTTCGCTCCTCGGCGTCGGTACGGTGCGTCTGACCCAATAGATGTGTCTGCAGCAGGTTCAGCGGGTCGACGTAGGGGTTGCGGCGTTTGAGACTCTCTTCGAGCCAGTCGCGCCGGACCAGCGCGTCGCGACCCGCGATCTCGGTCACGAGGTCGGCGGCGCGCTCGTACTCGTCGATGAGCCGCGGGAAGAACGTTTCACGCAGCGAGGACTCGGCGAGGCCGGCGTACTCGGCGGCGATCTCGGGCTCGGTGCGCGCGAGCGCCAGCGCGGCGTTATCGAGCGTCGTCCTGAAGAATGGCCACTCGGCGTACATCTCCCGGAGGGTTTCGACGTCGCCACCGGAATCGAGGTAGGCGTCGATGCCCGAGGCGAGCGCGTACCACCCGGGGATGATGCAGCGCGACTGAGTCCAAGAGAACACCCACGGGATCGCCCGGAGGTCCTCGACGGATCGCTCCCCGCTTCTGGAAGCCGGCCTGGATCCGAGGTTGAGCTCCTCGATCACGGTGATGGGCGTGGCCTGCTCGAAGTAGCTGACGAACCCGTCGCTTTCGAGGAGGTCACGGTACTCCTCGCGGGCGGCGTCGGCCATCGTCCCCATCGCCTCGCTCCACTCCTCGGGGACCTCCTCTTCGGGCTCCTCGAGGGCGCGCTTTCGTGCCAGGACTTGCGCGTTGACCATCTGCTCGATGTTGCGCTCGGCGATCCGGGGATTGGCGTACTTCTCGGCGATCGACTCGCCCTGCTCGGTGAACTTCACCTGTCCCGAAACCGATTCGTTTGGCAGCGCAAGCAGCGCCCGGTTCATCGGGCCGCCACCCCGTGAGATCGACCCGCCGCGGCCGTGAAAGAGCCGCATCGTGACGTCGAAGTCGTCGGTGATCTCGGCGAGGCGGCGCTGGTTGTTGTACAGCGACCAGTTGGCGGCCAGAAAGCCGTTCTCCTTGTTCGAATCCGAGTAGCCGAGCATGATCTCCTGGGTGTCGCCCCGCGCGGCCAGCGCCCGGCTGTAGGCCTCGTTTTCGAACAGGGTACCCATGATCCGCCGGGCGCCCGACAGCGCGTACTCGGTCTCGAGCAGGGGGACGATGTCGATCCCCGAGTGGTCGGGCAGGGCGATGACGCCGGCCTGCTCGGCGAGGAAGAGCACTTCCAGCACGTGGCTCGGCTCCTCGGTCATCGAGATGGCGTAGGTATCGATCGCGTCGTCGCCGTACTCGGTCTGCCAGTCGGAAAGCCGGGCGAACAGCTCCAGTACCGTCCGGGCGGTCTCCGAGAGGTCGGCCTCCTCGTCACGATAGAGCGTCTCGGGGTCGATCACCGACTCGTCCTGGAGGACGGCCTCGGTGAGCGTCTCGACGCGTTCGTCCTCCGAGAGCGCACGGTAGTCGATCTCCTCGAGGGCGAGGGCCTCGGCGACGGCCTCGGTGTGGTTCGCCTGGTGGTCGCGCAGGTCGAGGCTCGCAAGCGAGAAGCCGAAGGTGTCGACCTGCCGTCGGAGGGGATCGACGTGGGCGGAGACGACGCTGTCCGCGCCGTTTCGTCGGGCACTTTCCGCGAGCACGTCCAGGTCGGCACGGAACCCGGCGACGTCCTCGTAGCCGCCGGGGCGGACGTCGTCGATCCGGTTGAGCCGCTCACGCATCAGCTTGAGCTTCTGACGGTAGGGCTCGCGGGGATAGCGGTCCTCGGTACCCCGGGCGACCTCGGGCAGGCGCTCGCGGTCGGCCGACAGCGACTTCTCGAACTCGGGGCCGACGTCGATCCGGCCCCCGTCCTGGCTCAGAACGCCCGAGAGTCGCTTGAGCGCGTCGCGGTAGCGCTCGAGGACGACCGTCCGCTGGCGTTCCAAGGTCTCGGCGGTCACTTCGGGGGTAACGTAGGGGTTGCCGTCCCGGTCGGAGCCGGCCCACGAGCGGAACTCGAAGAGTTTGGGCACGTCGATGTCGTGGCCGGCCTCCTCGAGTGCCTCCTCGAACTCGTCGTAGACCTCGCCGACGACGTCGAACAGCGTGTTTTCGAGGTACCACTGGACGTTGATCGCCTCGTCGGTCGGTTCGGGCCGGCGGTTCCTGACCTGTGGGGTCTGCCAGAGGCTGACGACCTCGCTTTCGATGTTCCGCTTGACGTGGTCGTGTTCCTTGTCGGTCAGTGCACGTTCGTCGAGGGTCTCGAGGTCGACCGCGACGCTCCGGAGCTTGGATTTGACCGTCTTCCGACGGGCTTCGGTCGGGTGGGCCGTGAAGGTCGGTTCGATCAACACGTCCTCGAGGACGCGCTTTGCCGTCCGCTCGTCGACGTCGGAAAGCGCCTCCGCGGCGACATCGAGGCTGTCGTCGAGCGCGCGCTCCTGGGATGCCTGGCGAATCGCGCGGACCCGCTCGCGCTCCTCGGCGAGGTTGATCAGCTCGAAGTAGGTGGTAAAGCCCCGTGCGACGATGCTTTCGCGGTCGGGTCGGAGCCGGTCGAGGATCTGGTGGACTCCCTGTCTCGATGCGGCCTCGCCGCCGCGGTAGGCGATCGAGGCGGTTCTGAGCGTTTCGACGGTTTCGAAGTCGTTCCGGGAGGCCTGCGCGCGGATCGTATCGCCCACGAGCGCGCCCAGCTCCCGAACGTCCTGATTGACGGTTCGATTGTGCAACTCGTCGTCCATGCGTGACCCCAACACGGCCCACGTCTAAAACCTCCTGTTATCCGCGAAGATTGTCTCGATAGAGAGTAAATGATGACAGTCCCGAGACGGCACCGTCCGAACGCGATTCGAGTCCCTGATTTCGATCTGACAGTGATCGATGTCGTTGAGACACGTACGTGATCTGCAGAGCGTTTCAGACCTGAATCAGAACAGATATGCATTTCAGTTATCAACGTGCCTATCTTATTTGCGGTCCAATGTTCACGTATGCCCACGTATGCGCTCACGCCGATCGAGGATCTGGGCATCGAGATCGACCGGAACGATCCCGAGATCGCGATCCTCGTCGGGAAACCGGGAATGGAGTCCTTCTTCGAGGGGGGTGGTGAAACGACGTACGTCTGTGCGGACTGCGGAACGACGATCGCGGCAAACGTCGAGCGGGGCGCGATCGGGAACATGGGGTTCGAGTGTCTCGGCTGTGGGACCCTGCTGTATCTGCCGGTCTACGACGACTGAGACGGTCGGACCTCGCTTGGTCGGTTCAGTTGTACTCGCGCCAGCGATAGCCACACTCCTTGCACTTGAAGAACCTCGTCGGCGGCTCGTCGGCCGCACCGGTCTGCTTGATCGTGTACCACGCCTCGCCGTGACCACACTCCTCGCAGGTCACGTCCTTCGCCGTGGGTTTGCCCTCGAACTCCGCGCCCTCTTCGGTTTCGATCAGTTCGTCGCCGCTCTGGGCCTCCGTCGAGACGAACTCGGATTCGGCCTCGCGGTCCCGCACGACCGTCTCGTCACACGACCCGCAGGTCCAGTGATCGCCCTCGGCTTTCATCATCGAACCGCACTCGGGACAGAACTGCATGGGGCGACCGTAATGGACGAACCCACTTGAACCTCGCTTCCCGACCGCACCGAACGGCCGTATCGCCGTTTCGATTGTCAGTTCGACATCATACACAAGCTTCATTATTAACCGGTAATAATGGGAGTATATCCCATGGGAGATGAACACACTAAAGGCGACGAGATAGACCAGGGCGACGATCTGGGAGAGCCGAGGGAGGCCGAGGAGGTGGAGGAGGACGACGAGTTTCGCTGTACGATCTGCGACGAGACGTTCGACAGTCAACAGGACCTAGAGGAGCACGGCGAGGAGGAACACGAAGGGGACGAAGACTACAGCAAGCAGCCCTGAAGAGCGCGATTCACGGCCGCTCGACGGGGAGATCTCGTATCCGGAACCGGTCGATGACGACGAGCGCTTGGATCTCGGTTCCCTCGTGGGCTGAAGCACTGTTTTCCGGACGGATGTCGCTGTGTCACGTCCCTCGATTTCGAGACGTCGGGTTAGCCCGTGTGGTCGACCGACGCACCGGTGTTTCGCCCGCTCGCCACGAGAACCGATCCGTCGACGTCCGCCGCCGCGAGCGCATTCCGTCCCGATTTTCGGGCCCTATCGGCCCGCTCCCGGTCGGTGATCCCGTAGACGACGGGACCCCACGAGGACTGCCCGGCCCCCTCGATCGCCCGGCAGGCCTCGAGTTCGCGGACGATATCGCCGACCGGCGGGCGGTATACCCCACCCTGTGCATCTGCGTACCACGCACCGTTGAGTCGGCCGATCTCGGCGATACCCGCCCCGAACGTTGCGAGATCACCCTCGACGAGCGCCGGCAAGACCCGACGGGCACTGATAGCCGTGATCTCGTCGGCGATCCCCGGGCTCGCACGCTCGACGACCGCGCGCATGTCGTCGTCCTCCTGTTCGCCGCTTTTCCCGGGTTCGACGTCGGGGATTACGAGGAGGAAGCGCCATCCATCGGGGATCGGGTGGCGCGCGATCACAGGTGGGACGCGCCAGGAACCGTCTTCGGGGCGCTCGGCGG
The sequence above is a segment of the Halalkalicoccus subterraneus genome. Coding sequences within it:
- a CDS encoding phytoene desaturase family protein, with product MELSEQSVVVIGSGFGGLSTACYLADAGADVQVVEKNEQLGGRASRLEAEGFRFDMGPSWYLMPDVFERFFADFGREVDEYYATEQLDPHYRIFFKDGDEVDVSPDIEETKKVFESYESGAGEALERYLETSELNYEVGMEHFVYEDRPRFRDWADWNVAKNARGLSLIGSMQDHVEDYFEHPKLQQIMQYTLVFLGGSPNNTPALYNLMSHVDFNLGVHYPEGGLGGVVDGISELGTELGVTYYTDQPVEAIEGRAGGFKVEARDTFLPDLVVSDADYAHTELDLLPPEKRGYSEEYWESRTYAPSAFLLYLGVEGDVAELAHHTLVLPTDWEEHFEEIFDEPEWPDDPAYYLCVPSKTDDSVAPEGHSNLFALVPVAPGLDDRPVIRESYRNLVLDDIAENTGVDLRDRIVFEETFTIDDFADRYNSMRGTALGLAHTLEQTAVFRPPHRSKEVDGLYFTGSYTTPGIGVPMCLISGQLTAEAVAEDYPNQ
- a CDS encoding C2H2-type zinc finger protein, whose translation is MGDEHTKGDEIDQGDDLGEPREAEEVEEDDEFRCTICDETFDSQQDLEEHGEEEHEGDEDYSKQP
- a CDS encoding transcription factor S gives rise to the protein MQFCPECGSMMKAEGDHWTCGSCDETVVRDREAESEFVSTEAQSGDELIETEEGAEFEGKPTAKDVTCEECGHGEAWYTIKQTGAADEPPTRFFKCKECGYRWREYN
- the ppc gene encoding phosphoenolpyruvate carboxylase, whose product is MDDELHNRTVNQDVRELGALVGDTIRAQASRNDFETVETLRTASIAYRGGEAASRQGVHQILDRLRPDRESIVARGFTTYFELINLAEERERVRAIRQASQERALDDSLDVAAEALSDVDERTAKRVLEDVLIEPTFTAHPTEARRKTVKSKLRSVAVDLETLDERALTDKEHDHVKRNIESEVVSLWQTPQVRNRRPEPTDEAINVQWYLENTLFDVVGEVYDEFEEALEEAGHDIDVPKLFEFRSWAGSDRDGNPYVTPEVTAETLERQRTVVLERYRDALKRLSGVLSQDGGRIDVGPEFEKSLSADRERLPEVARGTEDRYPREPYRQKLKLMRERLNRIDDVRPGGYEDVAGFRADLDVLAESARRNGADSVVSAHVDPLRRQVDTFGFSLASLDLRDHQANHTEAVAEALALEEIDYRALSEDERVETLTEAVLQDESVIDPETLYRDEEADLSETARTVLELFARLSDWQTEYGDDAIDTYAISMTEEPSHVLEVLFLAEQAGVIALPDHSGIDIVPLLETEYALSGARRIMGTLFENEAYSRALAARGDTQEIMLGYSDSNKENGFLAANWSLYNNQRRLAEITDDFDVTMRLFHGRGGSISRGGGPMNRALLALPNESVSGQVKFTEQGESIAEKYANPRIAERNIEQMVNAQVLARKRALEEPEEEVPEEWSEAMGTMADAAREEYRDLLESDGFVSYFEQATPITVIEELNLGSRPASRSGERSVEDLRAIPWVFSWTQSRCIIPGWYALASGIDAYLDSGGDVETLREMYAEWPFFRTTLDNAALALARTEPEIAAEYAGLAESSLRETFFPRLIDEYERAADLVTEIAGRDALVRRDWLEESLKRRNPYVDPLNLLQTHLLGQTHRTDAEERTLRLTVKGIAAGMKNTG
- a CDS encoding beta-ribofuranosylaminobenzene 5'-phosphate synthase family protein, whose translation is MAVRVTTAGRLHFGFRNLSLAHERLYGSLGLALETPRLVVDCERAEGVRTGHPDAERYARRAVEVLDVPGARVSVRETLPRHAGLGSGTQFSLAVLSGIARAYGREPRLEERAPRLGRGGRSGVGIATFREGGFVCDGGHPTTRFTAERPEDGSWRVPPVIARHPIPDGWRFLLVIPDVEPGKSGEQEDDDMRAVVERASPGIADEITAISARRVLPALVEGDLATFGAGIAEIGRLNGAWYADAQGGVYRPPVGDIVRELEACRAIEGAGQSSWGPVVYGITDRERADRARKSGRNALAAADVDGSVLVASGRNTGASVDHTG